The following proteins are co-located in the Streptococcus downei MFe28 genome:
- a CDS encoding cation-translocating P-type ATPase, with the protein MSDQSHNYQSLSTEELYQTLATRQTGLYNEEVSQRQSQYGKNLLASGKQESKLLKFLKNFTSLMAILLWVGGLVAILSGTFELGIAIWLVNVINGVFSFIQENRAQKATEALKNMLPSYARVVRDGIEQKILAEDLVPGDILLIEEGDKISADARIILSTDLQVNQSALTGESNPVRKNAKIITDSDVTALEADNLVFAGTTVANGSARVVVTEIAMQTEFGKIADLTQTVADEKSPLQKEVDRLTKQISVIAMSVGIFFFIASVFFVKEPMAKAFIFSLGMIVAFIPEGLLPTITLSLAMAVQRMAKQNALVKKLSSVETLGETSVICSDKTGTLTKNEMTVHNLWTPKKEYKLTGLGYAPVGQVLLHGQTVRASQDTDLNWLLRGATLCSNAKISSPNADNPNYTVLGDPTEACLEVAAQKAGIDLSDNEAENYRLKELPFDSDRKRMTTFNHLSEAIDGKETASFTKGAPKEILELSSYVRENGQIRQLNGQEKSAILRANDAYAQKGLRVLALACRLYDDESRIQAAAIDTAEKDMVFMGLLIMQDPPREGVKEAVAKCHAADIRIIMMTGDYDLTAVSIAKSIGIVKTEQPRVISGRILADMSDVELQEALKDEVIFARIAPEQKFRIVTNLQALGHVVAVTGDGVNDAPALKKADIGVAMGITGTDVAKESADMILTDDHFTSIVRAIEEGRAIYSNLRKFLSYIFNSNTSEAVPSAVFLFSKGLVPLPLSVMQILAIDLGSDMMPALGLGVEQPEEGIMNQPPRAKTDRLINPKMLVKSFLWYGGMEALVAMAAFFAVFALHGQSLVNLPANGELYREATTMTLGAIIFCQIGQVMNCRTQIQSIFKRGFFTNRTINLGLAIEVLLFSLLAYVPFLNDLFSTAPITSLEWGILILCPVPIFLLEEIRKAWLRRKQT; encoded by the coding sequence ATGAGTGACCAATCGCATAACTATCAAAGTCTCTCGACGGAGGAGCTCTACCAAACTTTAGCAACCCGTCAAACAGGACTTTATAATGAAGAGGTCAGCCAAAGACAAAGCCAATACGGCAAAAATCTTTTAGCAAGCGGAAAGCAGGAATCCAAACTGCTTAAGTTTCTCAAGAATTTCACCAGTCTGATGGCCATTCTCCTCTGGGTGGGTGGTTTAGTGGCCATTCTCTCAGGAACCTTTGAGCTGGGAATTGCTATCTGGTTAGTCAATGTTATCAACGGCGTCTTCAGCTTTATCCAAGAAAATCGAGCCCAAAAGGCGACCGAGGCCTTGAAAAATATGCTTCCTTCTTATGCTCGGGTTGTCCGTGATGGGATTGAGCAGAAGATTTTGGCTGAGGATCTGGTGCCAGGTGACATTCTCCTGATTGAAGAAGGAGACAAGATTTCGGCCGATGCTAGAATCATCCTCTCAACTGATTTGCAGGTCAACCAGTCAGCCCTAACAGGGGAATCCAATCCTGTTCGTAAGAATGCCAAGATTATCACCGATAGTGATGTCACAGCTTTAGAAGCTGACAATCTCGTTTTTGCGGGAACGACCGTCGCTAATGGCTCGGCTCGTGTTGTGGTGACCGAGATTGCCATGCAGACTGAGTTTGGGAAGATTGCTGACTTGACTCAGACAGTAGCTGATGAAAAGAGTCCTCTGCAAAAGGAAGTAGATCGCCTAACCAAGCAGATTTCGGTCATTGCTATGAGTGTTGGTATTTTCTTCTTTATTGCGTCTGTCTTCTTTGTCAAAGAGCCTATGGCTAAGGCCTTTATCTTCTCTTTGGGGATGATTGTCGCCTTCATTCCAGAAGGGCTCCTGCCAACCATTACCCTATCGCTGGCTATGGCTGTTCAAAGAATGGCTAAGCAGAATGCTCTAGTAAAGAAGCTCTCATCTGTTGAAACGCTGGGAGAAACCTCAGTCATCTGTTCAGATAAGACAGGAACTTTGACCAAGAATGAAATGACCGTTCACAACCTCTGGACTCCTAAGAAAGAGTACAAGCTGACAGGCCTTGGCTATGCTCCAGTTGGCCAAGTTCTTCTTCACGGCCAAACAGTAAGAGCCAGTCAGGATACTGATCTCAATTGGCTTTTGCGGGGAGCTACGCTCTGCAGCAATGCCAAAATCAGCAGTCCCAATGCTGATAATCCTAATTATACTGTTCTGGGGGATCCGACCGAAGCCTGCCTGGAAGTAGCTGCGCAGAAGGCTGGGATTGATTTATCGGACAATGAAGCAGAAAACTATCGCCTTAAAGAACTGCCCTTTGATTCGGACCGCAAGCGGATGACCACCTTTAATCATCTGTCAGAGGCCATTGATGGTAAAGAAACAGCCTCCTTCACCAAGGGTGCCCCAAAAGAAATTTTGGAGCTCAGTTCCTATGTTCGTGAAAATGGTCAAATCCGTCAGCTTAATGGGCAGGAAAAATCAGCCATTCTTCGAGCCAACGATGCCTACGCCCAAAAGGGCTTACGGGTCTTAGCTCTGGCCTGTCGGCTCTATGATGATGAATCTCGTATTCAGGCTGCAGCGATTGACACGGCTGAAAAGGATATGGTCTTCATGGGACTTTTGATTATGCAGGATCCTCCGCGTGAAGGAGTCAAGGAAGCTGTTGCCAAGTGTCATGCAGCGGATATCCGGATCATCATGATGACAGGTGACTATGACCTGACGGCTGTCAGCATCGCCAAAAGTATCGGCATTGTTAAGACTGAGCAGCCGCGGGTTATCAGCGGCCGTATTCTGGCTGATATGTCTGATGTGGAACTGCAGGAAGCTCTGAAAGATGAGGTCATCTTTGCTCGGATTGCCCCTGAACAAAAGTTCCGTATTGTTACCAATCTGCAGGCTCTGGGTCATGTTGTCGCTGTGACAGGCGATGGTGTCAATGATGCTCCTGCCCTCAAAAAGGCCGATATCGGTGTTGCCATGGGGATTACCGGTACAGATGTGGCCAAAGAATCGGCAGATATGATTCTGACCGATGATCACTTCACCTCCATCGTCAGGGCCATTGAAGAAGGCCGAGCCATCTACAGTAATTTACGGAAGTTCCTCAGCTATATCTTCAACAGCAACACATCGGAAGCTGTGCCTTCGGCCGTCTTCCTCTTTTCTAAAGGTCTGGTGCCTCTACCCTTGAGCGTGATGCAAATTCTGGCCATCGACCTAGGGAGTGATATGATGCCTGCCTTGGGATTGGGCGTTGAACAGCCAGAAGAAGGCATTATGAATCAGCCGCCACGAGCCAAGACAGACCGGCTCATCAATCCCAAGATGTTGGTCAAGTCCTTCCTCTGGTATGGCGGTATGGAAGCCTTAGTGGCCATGGCTGCCTTCTTTGCAGTCTTTGCTCTGCATGGACAAAGCCTAGTTAACCTGCCCGCGAATGGAGAGCTCTACCGAGAAGCGACCACTATGACTTTGGGTGCCATCATCTTTTGTCAAATCGGTCAGGTCATGAACTGTCGGACCCAAATCCAATCCATCTTTAAGCGCGGTTTCTTTACCAACCGCACCATCAACTTGGGGCTGGCTATTGAAGTTCTCCTCTTCAGCCTCTTGGCTTATGTCCCTTTCCTTAATGATCTCTTCAGCACTGCACCAATTACCAGCTTAGAATGGGGCATCCTTATCCTCTGTCCTGTCCCAATCTTCCTCTTAGAAGAAATCAGGAAGGCATGGCTGCGGAGAAAGCAGACTTGA